The DNA sequence GGTGATGATCGCGGCCGACGCGGCGATCGCCCTGGTTTCGACGGGGCTGGCCTACCTCTACTGGACCGGGGCGATCCAGGTGTGGCACGTGTACCTGGCGATGGCGGTGCGGGCGGTGGGCGGGGGATTCCGCGATCAACTTCCTCGTCAACCCGGCGTTTTCCCTGCTCCCGCTCCTCGTGAAGGACCACTGCGGGGGCGGGGCGCTCGAGCTCGGCTGGCTGGAGTCGGCGTGGGGGGCAGGGGTGGTGGTGGGAGGGCTCGCCCTGAGCGTGTGGGGTGGGTTCCGCCGGCCTGTTCGTTGCCCTGGCCGCGCTGCTCATCACCGGGGCGATGAACCCCATCGCCAACGGCCCGCTCCAGGCACTGGTCCAGGCCCACGTGCCTCCCGACATGCAGGGCCGGGTGTTCTCCCTGATCGGGGGCGTGGCGATGGGCATGTCTCCGCTGTCCCTGGCCATCGCCGGACCGGTGGCGGACCTGGTGGGAATTCGGTTCTGGTAC is a window from the Candidatus Acetothermia bacterium genome containing:
- a CDS encoding MFS transporter, with product MDGPPTSWKRRFFTIWTGQQVSLFGSQSAQFALVWWLTQETGSATVLATATPVAMLPPVVLGPFAGALIDRLNRRRVMIAADAAIALVSTGLAYLYWTGAIQVWHVYLAMAVRAVGGGFRDQLPRQPGVFPAPAPREGPLRGRGARARLAGVGVGGRGGGGRARPERVGWVPPACSLPWPRCSSPGR